The following proteins are co-located in the Apium graveolens cultivar Ventura chromosome 5, ASM990537v1, whole genome shotgun sequence genome:
- the LOC141659471 gene encoding uncharacterized protein LOC141659471, with protein sequence MAVAAANLSRTLLLSYLSRGGATAAISLRRQKGLSYSLPTQKGHFNFPHLKTTTTTTNPNTIRTISKVCFCTTSGSAPVTDNNVVSKAPDSDDVVSEDDKLKGLGNILDIRVGQIIKIWRHEEADSLYVEEVDVGEAEPRIICSGLVKYIPLENLENRKVVVLANLKPRNMRGVKSSGMLMAASDALHENVELLVPPEGSVPGDRVWFGSEDEVENLPDAASPNQIQKKKIWESVQPHLKSDASCVATLGIHLMRSSAGVVETGSLKNANIS encoded by the exons ATGGCAGTTGCTGCAGCAAATCTATCCAGAACTCTACTCCTATCTTACCTAAGCCGCGGCGGCGCCACCGCCGCCATTTCGCTCCGCCGTCAAAAGGGTCTCTCCTATTCCCTCCCCACTCAAAAGGGTCACTTCAACTTTCCCCATTTAAAGACCACAACTACTACTACTAATCCTAATACTATTAGGACTATTAGTAAAGTGTGTTTTTGCACAACCTCAGGCTCAGCTCCTGTTACTGATAACAATGTTGTGTCTAAGGCTCCTGATTCTGATGATGTTGTTTCCGAGGATGATAAGTTGAAGGGGTTGGGTAACATTTTGGACATAAGAGTAGGCCAAAttatcaagatttggagacatGAAGAGGCTGATTCTCTTTATGTTGAGGAAGTTGATGTTGGTGAAGCTGAACCAAGAATCATTTGTAGTGGCCTTGTCAAGTACATTCCTCTCGAAAATCTCGAG AATAGAAAGGTTGTTGTGCTTGCTAATTTGAAACCGAGGAATATGCGCGGTGTCAAGTCGTCTGGAATGCTTATGGCTGCTTCTGATGCTTTACATGAGAATGTGGAGCTTCTTGTCCCTCCCGAGGGTTCAGTTCCAGGCGATCGTGTTTGGTTTGGTTCTGAAGACGAGGTTGAGAATTTGCCTGATGCTGCCTCGCCTAATCAG ATTCAAAAGAAAAAGATCTGGGAATCAGTGCAGCCCCATCTGAAGTCAGATGCTTCTTGTGTTGCTACACTGGGCATTCATTTGATGCGCTCATCTGCAGGTGTTGTTGAAACTGGATCTTTAAAGAACGCAAATATATCCTGA